The Esox lucius isolate fEsoLuc1 chromosome 5, fEsoLuc1.pri, whole genome shotgun sequence genome includes a region encoding these proteins:
- the metrn gene encoding meteorin, giving the protein MAISWINKVWILLLFIFDSALCSYSEDQCSWRGSGLSQEQGSVEQISLHCSEGALDWLYPKGALRLTLSPRLPSAAVGPGGSSSGLITACVKPSEDFHGAQLYLERDGVLELLVGDRLETSPPPRVRCFSRLPGEKVALFLQATPHQDISRRIASFLYELRGDWTARLSLDSNPVSSNEGACRPCNNSELLMAVCTSDFVVRGNIKAVDEDGELRAAVIKVSATRVFRQKYALFTGNSRLTRSGEIRTLLQCGVRPGSGSFLFTGRIHFGEAWLGCAPRYKDFLQAYAQAKLAQELPCELDVD; this is encoded by the exons ATGGCAATTTCTTGGATTAACAAAGTCTGGATCCTACTCTTATTCATTTTTGACAGCGCTCTGTGTAGTTATTCCGAAGACCAATGCAGCTGGAGAGGAAG TGGTCTGTCCCAGGAGCAAGGCAGTGTGGAGCAGATCTCCCTTCACTGTTCTGAGGGTGCTCTGGACTGGCTCTACCCTAAGGGGGCGCTCCGCCTCACCCTGTCCCCCAGGTTACCCTCTGCAGCAGTGGGGCCAGGGGGCAGCAGCTCTGGCCTGATCACAGCCTGTGTCAAGCCCTCAGAGGACTTCCATGGGGCCCAGCTCTACCTGGAGAGAGACGGGGTCCTGGAGCTCCTGGTGGGGGACCGACTGGAGACCTCTCCCCCACCTCGGGTGCGTTGCTTCAGCCGCCTGCCTGGTGAGAAGGTGGCCCTCTTCCTGCAGGCCACACCCCACCAGGACATCAGTCGCCGGATCGCGTCCTTCCTCTATGAGCTGCGAGGGGATTGGACGGCACGCCTGTCACTGGACTCAAACCCCGTCAGCAGTAATGAAG GTGCCTGCAGACCATGCAACAACTCAGAGCTCCTTATGGCCGTCTGCACCAGTGACTTTG TGGTGCGTGGTAACATCAAGGCAGTGGACGAAGATGGTGAGCTGCGGGCTGCTGTAATCAAAGTTAGTGCCACCCGAGTATTCCGCCAGAAGTACGCCCTCTTCACCGGCAACAGCCGCCTGACCCGCTCTGGCGAGATCAGGACCCTACTTCAGTGCGGTGTCCGACCTGGGTCTGGCAGTTTCCTGTTCACCGGCCGCATCCACTTTGGCGAGGCGTGGCTGGGCTGCGCACCCCGCTACAAGGACTTCCTCCAGGCCTACGCTCAGGCCAAGTTGGCCCAGGAGTTACCTTGTGAACTGGATGTGGACTGA